The Amaranthus tricolor chloroplast, complete genome sequence TCCTCGAACAATGTGATATCTCACACCGGGTAAATCCTTAACCCTTCCCCCTCTTACTAAGACTACAGAATGTTCTTGTAAATTATGGCCAATACCAGGTATATAAGCAGTGATTTCAAATCCAGAGGTTAATCGTACTCTGGCAACTTTACGTAAGGCAGAGTTTGGTTTTTTGGGGGTGATAGTGGAAAAGTTGACAGATAAGTCACCCTTACTGCCACTCTACAGAACCGTACATGAGATTTTCACCTCATACGGCTCCTCGTTCAATTCTTTCGAAGCCATTGGATCCTTTCCATAATTCTTTAAGTCCCATAGGTTTGATCCTGTAGAATCTGATCCACTTTCTCATTGAGCGAAAGGGTACGAAAGAAATCCGATTTCTTTTTCTTTTTCGATCAAAAGTACTATGTAAAATCC is a genomic window containing:
- the rps12 gene encoding ribosomal protein S12, which produces MPTIKQLIRNTRQPIRNVTKSPALRGCPQRRGTCTRVYTITPKKPNSALRKVARVRLTSGFEITAYIPGIGHNLQEHSVVLVRGGRVKDLPGVRYHIVRGTLDAVGVKDRQQGRSKYGVKKPK